One window of the Actinomyces procaprae genome contains the following:
- the uxuA gene encoding mannonate dehydratase encodes MKMTFRWYGEAYDPIPLEHVRQIPGMTGIMGVLDQYAAGEVWSREDIGALVDRVHAQGLECEVIESVNVHEDIKLGLPSRDAYIANYCQTLENLAAFGIKVVIYNFMPVFDWLRTELYHRNEDGSTCLYYNHADVEGMGPREIVAMTERASGGLTLPGWEPERLGRLEEVLALYAGIDHARMREHYRYFLQGVIPTCERVGIRLAVHPDDPAWDLFGLPRVCKNRDDLDAIVGLVDSPANSLCVCSGSLGSNPDNDVPAIFREFGERGRIAAAHVRNVKHLGPKHFQEAQHLSADGSLDMAAIVEAIHDTCSDVYMRPDHGRMIWGETGRPGYPLYDRALGATYINGLYEATAKLKSRPASNPRGRSK; translated from the coding sequence ATGAAGATGACCTTCCGCTGGTATGGGGAGGCCTACGACCCGATCCCCCTGGAGCATGTGCGCCAGATACCCGGCATGACCGGCATCATGGGGGTGTTGGACCAGTACGCCGCGGGCGAGGTCTGGAGCCGGGAGGACATCGGCGCCCTGGTGGATCGGGTACATGCCCAGGGCCTCGAGTGTGAGGTGATCGAGTCCGTCAATGTCCACGAGGACATCAAGCTGGGACTGCCCAGCCGTGACGCCTACATCGCCAACTACTGCCAGACCTTGGAGAACCTGGCGGCGTTCGGCATCAAGGTGGTCATTTACAACTTCATGCCGGTGTTCGACTGGTTGCGCACCGAGTTGTACCACCGCAACGAGGACGGCTCCACCTGCCTGTACTACAACCACGCCGACGTCGAGGGCATGGGACCGCGCGAGATCGTCGCCATGACCGAGCGCGCCTCCGGCGGTCTGACCCTGCCCGGTTGGGAGCCCGAGCGGCTGGGCCGGCTGGAGGAGGTGCTCGCCCTGTACGCGGGCATCGACCACGCCCGAATGCGCGAGCACTACCGCTACTTCCTTCAGGGCGTCATCCCCACCTGTGAAAGGGTCGGCATCCGCCTGGCGGTCCACCCCGATGACCCCGCCTGGGACCTGTTCGGCCTGCCGCGCGTGTGCAAGAACCGGGACGATCTGGACGCCATCGTGGGCCTGGTCGACTCCCCGGCCAACTCCCTGTGCGTGTGCTCCGGGTCCCTCGGCTCCAACCCGGACAACGACGTGCCCGCGATCTTCCGCGAATTCGGTGAGCGCGGCCGCATCGCCGCCGCCCACGTGCGCAATGTCAAGCACCTGGGCCCCAAGCACTTCCAAGAGGCGCAGCACCTGTCCGCCGACGGCAGCCTGGACATGGCCGCCATCGTCGAGGCCATCCACGACACCTGCTCCGACGTCTACATGCGCCCCGACCACGGCCGCATGATCTGGGGCGAAACCGGCCGCCCCGGCTACCCGCTGTACGACCGCGCCCTGGGAGCCACCTACATCAACGGCCTGTATGAGGCCACCGCCAAACTCAAGTCCCGCCCCGCCTCCAATCCTCGAGGTCGGTCGAAATAA
- a CDS encoding ROK family protein: protein MSQARTTSASPSLAPRTQASAATVSARQSSLRTANLALLAGHVFAAPKPVSRADVAAMTGMTRSTASRLADDLVAVGILTELDPSPASGPGRPAVPLAPARGTFVAIGLEVNVSRMAVRAIDLSGQVLAERVVLDDFEASDPAEVLPRLARLTRDVLSLDAVRRARKVGAAIALPGLVSHETLLRAPNLGWERIDPRPFLTDVLQPDGLVLRLGNEANFGALTAGRDRPAALHSSPSFIYLSGENGIGAGIVRDGQVTLGVSGFAGEIGHIQVDPTGPLCTCGNRGCVERYAGRRLILAAADLDDAAGPEQLVTAWQSHDPAARQAVTRAAQALGVGLSAAVNILDIPTIILGGHLAPLADILRPELEAELRQRVLSSRWSVPEVITTSQDQTPAVTGAAWSLLEEVVADPGRLDVRRCSPRTTHPLVPVRHEHAFTPRTRVLEVCMRPAPANLQNSCT from the coding sequence GTGTCTCAAGCTCGCACGACGTCAGCGTCGCCGTCCCTCGCCCCCCGTACCCAGGCATCCGCAGCCACTGTCTCCGCACGGCAGTCCAGCCTGCGGACGGCAAACCTGGCCCTGTTGGCCGGGCACGTCTTCGCCGCCCCCAAGCCGGTATCGCGCGCCGACGTCGCCGCCATGACCGGCATGACCCGCTCAACCGCCTCGCGGTTGGCCGACGACCTGGTGGCGGTCGGCATCCTGACCGAGCTGGACCCCTCCCCGGCCTCCGGGCCCGGCCGTCCGGCAGTGCCACTGGCCCCGGCGCGGGGCACCTTCGTGGCTATCGGCCTGGAGGTGAACGTGTCGCGGATGGCGGTACGCGCGATTGACCTGTCCGGCCAGGTGCTGGCGGAGCGGGTAGTGCTGGATGACTTTGAGGCCTCCGATCCCGCGGAGGTCCTGCCCCGGCTGGCAAGGCTGACCCGCGATGTGCTGAGTCTCGACGCCGTACGGCGGGCCCGCAAGGTGGGCGCCGCCATCGCCCTCCCCGGCTTGGTCTCGCACGAGACGCTGCTGCGCGCCCCCAACCTGGGATGGGAGCGGATCGATCCGCGCCCATTCCTGACCGACGTCCTCCAGCCGGACGGCCTGGTGCTGCGCCTGGGCAACGAGGCCAACTTCGGCGCCCTGACCGCGGGACGCGACCGACCCGCGGCGCTGCATTCATCACCCTCCTTCATCTACCTCTCCGGTGAGAACGGCATCGGGGCGGGAATCGTCCGCGATGGCCAGGTGACGCTCGGGGTTTCGGGCTTCGCCGGGGAGATCGGGCACATCCAGGTGGATCCCACCGGCCCGCTGTGCACCTGCGGCAACCGCGGCTGCGTAGAGCGCTACGCCGGGCGCCGCCTGATCCTTGCGGCCGCCGACTTGGACGACGCCGCGGGTCCGGAACAGCTGGTCACGGCCTGGCAGTCGCATGACCCGGCCGCACGTCAGGCCGTCACCCGGGCGGCCCAGGCACTCGGCGTCGGGCTCAGCGCCGCCGTGAATATCTTGGATATCCCGACGATCATCCTGGGCGGGCACCTCGCGCCACTGGCCGACATCCTGCGTCCCGAGTTGGAGGCGGAGCTTCGCCAGCGGGTGCTGTCTTCTCGCTGGTCGGTGCCCGAGGTGATCACCACCTCGCAGGATCAGACGCCGGCGGTCACCGGCGCGGCCTGGTCCCTGCTCGAGGAGGTCGTCGCCGACCCCGGTCGCCTGGATGTGAGGCGCTGCTCTCCACGCACCACACACCCCCTGGTGCCCGTGCGCCACGAACACGCGTTCACGCCTCGAACACGAGTTTTAGAGGTATGCATGCGCCCAGCGCCCGCAAACCTCCAAAACTCGTGTACTTGA
- a CDS encoding LacI family DNA-binding transcriptional regulator translates to MPATVSDDDTTALADVDNASTRPQGAEERGRDKPITIYDIAAAAGVAPSTVSRALTRPGRVSTETADRIHAVAEQLGYKRTRPRRPADSAEETYVIALAIADVGNPFFSRVMIGLQESARTNGYTVLLVDSRENAAEERAAIGKVLHLIDGIVLASSRMSNSAIQQFNRAVPVVSLNRQVPGVTSILSDSVQGMRAVVEHLAAHGHRELTYLAGPPDSWSNGTRWEGLTRACHALGLRPRRIGPFSPTIGGGLHALETWGRHPTSAVVGYNDLLAIGFMKAAVARGLRVPEDVSIIGVDNVDLSALTNPGLTSLAAGSRRLGMRAATAIVGHLRHRSQPQPAVTMLEMSLQERESVGPAPVAPPVLPPIT, encoded by the coding sequence TTGCCAGCCACAGTCTCGGATGACGACACCACCGCCTTAGCCGACGTCGACAATGCCTCGACGCGTCCACAGGGCGCAGAGGAGCGCGGGCGCGACAAGCCCATCACGATCTACGACATCGCCGCCGCGGCCGGGGTTGCGCCATCGACCGTGTCCCGCGCGCTGACCCGCCCCGGCCGGGTGTCCACCGAGACCGCCGACCGCATCCATGCCGTCGCCGAACAGTTGGGCTACAAGCGCACTCGGCCCCGCCGTCCCGCCGACTCCGCGGAGGAAACCTATGTGATCGCGCTGGCGATCGCCGACGTCGGCAACCCCTTCTTCAGCCGGGTCATGATCGGCCTGCAGGAGTCGGCGCGCACCAACGGGTACACGGTGCTGCTGGTCGATTCCCGGGAGAACGCCGCCGAGGAGAGGGCCGCCATCGGGAAGGTACTGCACCTCATCGACGGGATCGTCCTGGCCTCCTCCCGCATGAGCAACTCGGCGATCCAACAGTTCAACCGGGCCGTGCCCGTGGTGTCGCTGAACCGGCAGGTTCCCGGCGTCACCTCGATCCTGTCGGACTCCGTACAGGGGATGCGCGCCGTCGTCGAGCACCTGGCCGCCCACGGGCACCGCGAACTGACCTACCTGGCGGGGCCGCCGGACTCATGGTCCAACGGCACTCGCTGGGAGGGGCTGACCCGCGCCTGCCATGCCCTCGGCCTGCGCCCGCGCCGGATCGGGCCCTTCTCCCCCACCATCGGCGGTGGACTGCACGCCTTGGAGACGTGGGGCCGCCACCCGACCAGTGCCGTTGTCGGCTACAACGACCTCCTGGCGATCGGCTTCATGAAAGCGGCGGTCGCTCGCGGCCTGCGCGTGCCCGAGGATGTATCGATCATCGGCGTGGACAACGTGGACCTGTCCGCCCTGACCAACCCGGGGCTCACCTCCCTGGCGGCCGGGTCGCGGCGGCTGGGCATGCGGGCGGCGACGGCGATCGTCGGGCACCTGCGCCACCGGTCCCAGCCGCAGCCGGCGGTCACCATGCTGGAGATGTCCCTGCAGGAGCGGGAAAGCGTCGGGCCGGCGCCCGTGGCGCCACCCGTCCTGCCGCCCATCACCTAA
- the uidA gene encoding beta-glucuronidase yields MLSVRNSASRTVVSLDGVWRFQLDPEDHGQAECWFATPLPAPRPMPVPASYNDITIAPEVHDHVGPAWYEREAVAPHNLGEDRLVLRFGSVTHDARVWVDGVEVAQHTGGYLPFEADITDYVTAGRDFRITVRVDNRLSWQSIPVGFLTEDAQGRTVQRYFHDFFNYAGIHRSVVLYTRPRIAVTDVTIVTDYATGPEGTAGRVTYTVEAEGAEHIHVVVKDAAGAEVAHAEGAAGTLTIDNVNLWQPGSGYLYTLEVHARGSADGGAGEDVYPQRFGVRTVTVRDSQFLINGEPFYFRGYGRHEDNLVRGKGHDPALMVHDFELMEWQGANSFRTSHYPYAEEVMDYADERGFVVIDETAAVGLNTAIIGGFFGGDPIPLFSEDHVNAHTQAAHADHIRELMARDKNHPCVVLWSLANEPESNTEASLRYFEPLAAAAREADPTRPVGYVNVMMGHPAQERVVDLFDVVMLNRYYGWYVNNGDLPAAEAGLRAEIDAWIERAPGKPILFTEYGADTLSGMRDLLRRPWSEEFQVDLLAMYHRVFDAYPQIVGEQMWNFADFQTGTGTTRVGGNKKGMFSRSREPKQNAFVVRDRWLGKRRSHEC; encoded by the coding sequence ATGCTGTCCGTACGCAATTCCGCCTCGCGCACAGTCGTGTCCCTCGACGGGGTGTGGCGCTTCCAGCTCGACCCGGAGGACCATGGTCAGGCCGAGTGCTGGTTCGCCACACCCCTGCCCGCACCGCGCCCCATGCCGGTGCCCGCCTCCTACAACGACATCACCATCGCCCCCGAGGTCCACGACCACGTGGGTCCTGCATGGTACGAGCGCGAGGCCGTCGCCCCGCACAATCTGGGCGAGGACCGACTGGTTCTACGTTTCGGCTCTGTCACCCATGACGCGCGCGTGTGGGTCGACGGCGTCGAGGTTGCCCAGCACACGGGCGGTTACCTTCCTTTCGAGGCCGACATCACCGACTATGTGACGGCTGGGCGCGACTTCCGCATCACCGTGCGCGTGGACAACCGACTGTCCTGGCAGTCCATCCCCGTGGGCTTCCTCACGGAGGACGCCCAGGGACGCACCGTGCAGCGTTACTTCCACGACTTCTTCAACTACGCGGGCATCCACCGCTCGGTCGTGCTTTATACCCGGCCGCGGATCGCCGTCACCGACGTCACCATCGTCACCGACTACGCCACCGGCCCCGAGGGCACCGCCGGACGCGTCACCTACACCGTTGAGGCGGAGGGCGCCGAGCACATCCACGTCGTCGTCAAGGACGCCGCCGGTGCGGAGGTCGCCCATGCCGAAGGCGCCGCCGGGACGCTCACCATCGACAACGTCAACCTATGGCAGCCCGGTTCCGGCTACCTGTACACGCTGGAGGTGCACGCCCGCGGCTCCGCGGACGGCGGCGCGGGTGAGGACGTCTACCCGCAGCGCTTCGGCGTGCGCACCGTGACGGTGCGCGACTCGCAGTTCCTCATCAACGGGGAGCCGTTCTACTTCCGCGGCTACGGCCGCCACGAGGACAACCTGGTCCGGGGCAAGGGGCACGATCCCGCGCTCATGGTCCATGACTTCGAGCTGATGGAGTGGCAGGGCGCGAACTCCTTCCGCACCTCCCACTATCCCTACGCCGAGGAGGTCATGGACTACGCCGATGAACGCGGCTTCGTGGTGATCGACGAAACGGCGGCGGTCGGACTTAACACGGCCATCATCGGCGGCTTCTTCGGGGGCGATCCGATTCCCTTGTTCAGCGAGGACCACGTGAACGCACATACGCAGGCGGCTCACGCCGACCACATCCGCGAGTTGATGGCCCGGGACAAGAATCACCCGTGCGTAGTGCTGTGGTCGCTGGCCAACGAGCCGGAGAGCAACACCGAGGCCTCATTGCGATACTTCGAGCCTCTGGCCGCCGCGGCCCGGGAAGCGGACCCGACCCGACCGGTCGGCTATGTCAATGTGATGATGGGACATCCCGCCCAGGAGCGGGTGGTTGACCTGTTCGACGTAGTCATGCTCAACCGTTACTACGGCTGGTACGTGAACAACGGCGACCTGCCGGCCGCCGAGGCGGGACTGCGAGCGGAGATCGACGCCTGGATCGAGCGGGCACCGGGCAAGCCGATCCTGTTCACCGAGTATGGGGCCGACACGCTGTCCGGCATGCGGGATCTGCTGCGCCGCCCGTGGTCCGAGGAGTTTCAGGTGGACCTGCTGGCCATGTACCACCGCGTCTTCGACGCCTACCCGCAGATCGTGGGTGAGCAGATGTGGAATTTCGCCGACTTCCAGACCGGGACCGGCACCACTCGAGTCGGCGGCAACAAGAAGGGCATGTTCTCCCGGTCACGCGAGCCCAAGCAGAATGCCTTCGTGGTGCGAGACCGTTGGCTGGGCAAGCGGCGCAGCCACGAGTGTTGA
- the eda gene encoding bifunctional 4-hydroxy-2-oxoglutarate aldolase/2-dehydro-3-deoxy-phosphogluconate aldolase produces MTGTIETPARDDTAAQSPLAALLAANPVVPVVVVDSAEDGVNVGKALVAGGITTAEVTFRTAAGADAIRAMQEVEDLTVGAGTVINTAQVEAAVAAGAKYIVSPGFSADVVRATQDAGVLSLPACSDASWIMAALELGINTVKFFPASVNGGVPVIKALSAAFPGLGFVPTGGVNADNLADYLSVDVIRACGGSWMVKKDLVSAGDWEQITRLSAQAIAIAKECGR; encoded by the coding sequence ATGACAGGAACGATTGAAACACCCGCCCGAGACGATACCGCCGCCCAGTCGCCGCTCGCCGCGCTGCTGGCCGCCAACCCGGTGGTGCCGGTCGTCGTCGTCGACTCCGCCGAGGACGGCGTGAACGTCGGCAAGGCGCTGGTCGCCGGTGGCATCACCACGGCGGAGGTAACCTTCCGCACCGCCGCGGGCGCCGACGCCATCCGCGCCATGCAGGAGGTCGAGGACCTCACCGTCGGGGCCGGCACCGTCATCAACACCGCGCAGGTCGAAGCCGCAGTCGCCGCCGGCGCGAAGTACATCGTGTCGCCGGGCTTCAGCGCCGACGTCGTGCGCGCCACCCAGGACGCCGGGGTCCTCTCGCTGCCCGCCTGCTCGGACGCCTCCTGGATCATGGCCGCCCTCGAACTCGGCATCAATACCGTCAAGTTCTTCCCGGCCTCGGTCAACGGCGGCGTGCCCGTAATCAAGGCGCTTTCCGCCGCGTTCCCCGGCTTGGGCTTCGTGCCCACCGGCGGCGTCAACGCCGACAACCTGGCCGACTACCTGTCTGTCGACGTGATCCGCGCCTGCGGCGGCTCCTGGATGGTGAAGAAGGACCTGGTCTCCGCGGGCGACTGGGAGCAGATCACCCGCCTGTCCGCCCAGGCCATTGCCATCGCGAAGGAGTGCGGCCGATGA
- a CDS encoding mannitol dehydrogenase family protein codes for MKLTIEGLQDRDAFRCAGVVTPGFDVAAMQAAGRRRPRWLHLGAGNIFRVFLARIADDLIAAGHHWPITAVVTTDPAGFNARLGAHDLLTLGVTLNPDGGRDLRAIAGVCEALVTRREGDLARLFALAADPEVTLVSLTITEKGYAVHDGAGRLLPELADAVAIDPHGYQSHAMALLAALLLTRYEAGGAPITLMSCDNFSHNGDRLREAIAVVARGWVEAGSASESFLAWLADPTRVAFPITVIDKITPRPSPAVSDDLARLGFTDMALATRGRTAMAGFVNAEPTEYLIIEDAFAADRPPFEQAGAHVVAREVCDEFENMKVATCLNPLHTALAVAGCLLRMPTIDAEMRDPALEALVSRLGWDEGLPVVSDPGVVAPADFLTEVLGTRFTNPYLPDDPARIAMDTSQKLPIRFGQTLLRYRERGLDLGGLTAIPLVIALWCRYLTGIADDGAPFTPSSDPRYGELHAHVADLRLGGSADAAAIHAALLPILSDPTLFALDLYTTPLAAKIETLLARLLVGPGAVRTTIEEEMLP; via the coding sequence ATGAAACTGACCATAGAGGGTCTGCAGGATCGGGACGCGTTCCGGTGCGCGGGTGTCGTCACGCCCGGCTTCGACGTCGCCGCCATGCAGGCCGCGGGGAGACGCCGTCCGCGCTGGCTCCACCTGGGCGCCGGCAATATCTTCCGCGTCTTCCTGGCCCGTATCGCCGACGACCTCATCGCCGCCGGACACCACTGGCCCATTACCGCCGTCGTCACCACCGACCCGGCCGGCTTCAACGCCCGGCTCGGCGCCCACGACCTACTCACCCTCGGCGTCACGCTCAACCCCGACGGCGGTCGCGATCTGCGCGCCATCGCCGGGGTGTGCGAGGCCCTGGTCACCCGCCGCGAGGGCGACCTCGCCCGTCTGTTCGCACTCGCCGCCGATCCAGAGGTCACGCTCGTCTCCCTGACCATCACCGAGAAGGGCTACGCCGTTCACGACGGCGCCGGCCGACTCCTGCCAGAGCTCGCCGACGCCGTCGCCATCGATCCCCACGGTTACCAGTCCCACGCCATGGCGCTGCTCGCGGCCCTTCTGCTGACCCGCTACGAGGCGGGCGGCGCCCCCATCACCCTGATGAGCTGCGACAACTTCAGCCACAACGGCGACCGGCTGCGCGAGGCGATCGCCGTCGTCGCCCGCGGCTGGGTCGAGGCGGGCTCCGCGTCGGAGAGTTTCCTCGCCTGGCTGGCCGACCCGACCCGCGTTGCCTTCCCCATCACCGTCATCGACAAGATCACTCCGCGACCCAGCCCGGCCGTCAGTGACGACCTGGCCCGGCTCGGCTTCACCGACATGGCGCTGGCCACCCGTGGACGCACCGCGATGGCCGGCTTCGTCAACGCCGAACCCACCGAGTACCTGATCATCGAGGACGCCTTCGCCGCCGACCGCCCGCCCTTCGAGCAGGCCGGCGCGCACGTGGTCGCACGCGAGGTGTGCGACGAGTTCGAGAACATGAAGGTCGCCACCTGCCTCAACCCGCTGCACACGGCTCTCGCCGTCGCCGGCTGCCTTCTGCGGATGCCCACGATTGATGCGGAGATGCGCGACCCGGCTCTGGAAGCGCTGGTCAGCCGCCTGGGCTGGGACGAGGGCCTGCCGGTGGTCTCCGATCCCGGCGTCGTCGCCCCCGCGGATTTCCTCACCGAGGTCCTGGGCACCCGCTTCACCAACCCCTACCTGCCCGACGACCCGGCCCGCATCGCCATGGACACCTCGCAGAAGCTGCCGATCCGCTTCGGACAGACCCTGCTGCGCTACCGCGAACGCGGCCTGGACCTGGGCGGCCTGACGGCCATCCCGCTGGTGATCGCCCTGTGGTGCCGCTATCTGACGGGCATTGCCGACGACGGTGCGCCCTTCACGCCGTCCTCCGATCCGCGCTATGGGGAGCTGCACGCCCACGTGGCCGACCTGCGCCTGGGCGGGAGCGCCGACGCCGCGGCCATCCACGCCGCACTGCTACCCATCCTGTCCGACCCGACCCTGTTCGCCCTGGACCTGTATACCACCCCGCTGGCCGCCAAGATCGAGACACTGCTGGCGCGACTACTCGTCGGCCCCGGCGCCGTGCGCACCACCATCGAGGAGGAGATGCTGCCATGA
- a CDS encoding sugar kinase has protein sequence MSTVSETTATGPVTLRPAEECRYDVVSLGEVMLRLDPGEGRVRTARRFEAWEGGGEYNVARGLSRCFGLRAGVVTALADNEVGHLIEGMILAGGVDPMITWAPYDGIGRTVRNGLNFTERGFGVRGAVGVSDRGNTAIAQLRADDVDFEYLFGTLGVRWLHTGGIFAALSESAAEVAQAAMSAARRHGTIVSYDLNYRPSLWKGIGGIERAQEVNRRLARLVDVMIGNEEDFTASLGYEVEGVDAGLSKLDTTAFERMIERVTADFDNFKVAATTLRQVRTATVNDWSAIAWSRQDGFVRSTQRPGLEILDRVGGGDSFASGLIYGLIDTGDLATAVEYGAAHGALAMTTPGDTSMATKAEVLRLAAGGGARVQR, from the coding sequence ATGAGCACCGTCAGCGAAACCACTGCTACCGGGCCGGTGACCCTGCGCCCCGCCGAGGAGTGCCGCTACGACGTCGTCTCCCTGGGCGAGGTGATGCTGCGCCTGGATCCGGGCGAGGGGCGGGTGCGCACCGCCCGACGCTTCGAGGCGTGGGAGGGCGGCGGCGAGTACAACGTCGCCCGCGGCCTGTCCCGCTGCTTCGGTCTGCGCGCCGGCGTGGTCACCGCGCTCGCGGACAACGAGGTCGGCCACCTGATCGAGGGCATGATCCTGGCCGGCGGCGTCGACCCCATGATCACCTGGGCGCCGTACGACGGCATCGGCCGTACCGTCCGCAACGGGTTGAACTTCACCGAGCGCGGCTTCGGGGTGCGGGGCGCCGTCGGCGTGTCCGACCGCGGGAACACCGCCATCGCCCAACTGCGGGCCGACGACGTCGACTTCGAGTACCTGTTCGGCACCCTCGGGGTGCGCTGGCTGCACACCGGCGGCATTTTCGCCGCTCTGTCCGAGTCGGCGGCCGAGGTCGCCCAGGCCGCCATGAGTGCCGCCCGCCGCCACGGCACGATCGTCTCCTACGACCTGAACTACCGGCCCTCCCTGTGGAAGGGGATCGGTGGCATTGAGCGGGCCCAGGAGGTCAATCGGCGCCTGGCGCGGCTGGTGGACGTCATGATCGGTAACGAGGAGGACTTCACCGCCTCCCTCGGTTACGAGGTGGAGGGCGTGGACGCAGGCCTGTCCAAGCTGGACACCACCGCCTTCGAGCGCATGATCGAGCGGGTCACTGCCGACTTCGACAACTTCAAGGTCGCCGCCACTACCCTGCGCCAGGTGCGTACCGCCACGGTCAACGACTGGTCGGCGATCGCCTGGTCGCGGCAGGACGGTTTCGTGCGCTCCACCCAGCGGCCGGGGCTGGAGATCCTCGACCGCGTCGGCGGCGGCGACTCCTTCGCCTCCGGGCTGATCTACGGGCTCATCGACACCGGCGACCTGGCCACCGCCGTCGAGTACGGCGCGGCTCACGGCGCCCTGGCGATGACCACGCCCGGCGATACGAGCATGGCCACCAAGGCCGAGGTTCTGCGCCTCGCCGCCGGGGGCGGCGCCCGGGTGCAGCGCTGA